One part of the Tunicatimonas pelagia genome encodes these proteins:
- a CDS encoding aldo/keto reductase, producing the protein MNKPTTTIPTQPSDTTAPGSAATARPTYRAKASLPGLVLGTAGLGGVWGAIDTPESIDTILYALENGVARLDTAPAYRDAESIVGQALKQWSGQPPFVSTKVGKLRADRADERTNNYDPKVMERSVKQSQDTLGVDRIDLLFLHEPDQVPTERVAEVIDFLVRVRQSGWAAAIGLGGNVPATFYPAIQQGHFDVVMSFNNLDACCLDGMQEAIPFFRKHSLTTYQGSALHMGLLGNRYEKYQQQAPEWISEADLRRARHAAALAQQLAMKLSTLAHRYLLSMEEVDYLVLGAKNQQQLTQTLSDCQAGKLDEAVFNELTNQIR; encoded by the coding sequence ATGAATAAACCTACTACTACGATACCTACTCAACCCTCGGATACTACCGCGCCCGGAAGTGCAGCTACCGCTCGACCCACGTATCGGGCGAAGGCCTCACTGCCTGGGTTGGTATTAGGTACCGCCGGGTTAGGAGGAGTGTGGGGAGCGATTGATACGCCGGAATCGATAGATACTATTCTATACGCCCTTGAGAACGGAGTCGCCCGATTAGATACAGCTCCCGCCTATCGTGATGCTGAAAGCATTGTCGGGCAGGCACTAAAGCAATGGTCAGGCCAACCTCCGTTCGTCAGTACTAAAGTGGGAAAGCTACGGGCTGATCGGGCTGACGAGCGCACCAACAACTACGACCCTAAAGTGATGGAGCGTAGTGTAAAGCAGAGCCAGGATACTTTGGGGGTTGATCGGATCGACCTGCTATTTCTGCACGAACCCGACCAAGTGCCAACTGAGCGGGTAGCAGAAGTAATTGATTTTTTAGTGCGTGTCCGGCAGTCAGGATGGGCAGCGGCTATTGGTCTGGGCGGAAACGTGCCAGCGACTTTTTATCCGGCAATTCAGCAGGGCCACTTCGATGTAGTGATGAGCTTTAATAACCTGGATGCCTGCTGCTTAGACGGTATGCAGGAGGCGATTCCTTTTTTTAGAAAACACAGCTTAACTACCTACCAAGGCAGTGCCCTGCACATGGGACTACTCGGCAATCGGTACGAAAAGTATCAACAGCAGGCACCCGAGTGGATTTCCGAAGCTGACCTACGTCGCGCCCGACACGCGGCGGCCTTAGCCCAGCAGCTAGCCATGAAGCTATCGACGTTGGCTCATCGCTATTTGCTGTCTATGGAAGAAGTTGATTATCTGGTGTTGGGGGCTAAAAATCAGCAGCAACTCACCCAAACCCTATCCGACTGTCAGGCAGGTAAGCTAGATGAGGCGGTATTCAATGAACTAACCAACCAAATACGATGA
- a CDS encoding AraC family transcriptional regulator: protein MKTIVEKWTTPNQYSFVSKRYNVKTDFVRSPEILMRTHAEYEISVLTNCSGKRFVGNTIENFTECDLFLIGPHLLHAVQPDDFERGDVITVRFLKEGFGSGFFDLPENEHIACLLHEARRGVAFASADVPQLYQKLQEMVSLTGFERMMAFFRLLHLMARNPHRRVLSSNGFSPLINPKDHETVNQTYEYIVNRFADHRITLGEISDYVNMSPTTFCRYFKKHFRKTFTTFLNEVRVGHACKMLQQTNKTVAEIAFASGYNQLTHFNRQFKRAVGYSPTAYRNNLSQQIT from the coding sequence ATGAAGACCATTGTTGAAAAGTGGACTACTCCCAACCAGTATTCGTTCGTTAGCAAGCGATACAATGTAAAAACCGACTTCGTACGATCTCCCGAAATTTTGATGCGAACGCACGCCGAATACGAAATTTCGGTACTGACCAATTGTAGTGGTAAGCGGTTTGTTGGAAACACTATCGAGAATTTCACCGAATGCGATTTGTTTTTAATTGGGCCCCATCTGCTGCACGCGGTTCAGCCCGATGACTTCGAGCGAGGCGATGTGATTACCGTCCGTTTTCTAAAAGAAGGTTTTGGTAGTGGCTTTTTCGATCTTCCCGAAAATGAACATATTGCTTGCCTACTACACGAGGCGCGGCGGGGAGTGGCCTTTGCCTCCGCCGATGTTCCTCAGCTTTATCAGAAACTACAGGAAATGGTTTCACTCACCGGATTCGAGCGCATGATGGCCTTCTTTCGCCTGCTTCATCTGATGGCGCGTAACCCCCACCGGCGGGTGCTCTCCAGCAATGGGTTTTCTCCGCTTATCAACCCTAAAGACCACGAAACCGTAAACCAAACCTACGAATATATCGTCAACCGATTTGCCGACCATCGAATTACGCTAGGTGAAATTTCGGACTACGTAAATATGTCTCCAACGACATTCTGTCGCTACTTCAAAAAGCATTTTCGCAAGACCTTCACCACTTTCCTAAACGAAGTAAGGGTAGGACATGCTTGCAAGATGCTTCAGCAAACCAATAAAACTGTAGCTGAGATTGCTTTCGCTTCAGGGTACAACCAACTGACACACTTTAATCGGCAGTTTAAACGTGCGGTAGGATACAGCCCTACTGCCTATCGGAATAACCTTTCTCAACAAATTACCTGA
- a CDS encoding right-handed parallel beta-helix repeat-containing protein → MVLPFTTLFTALLATLITTLAVGQVAFYVSPTGSDNNTGANEAPFRTLKRVQQAVREARLNQQNIEVLIRAGEYFLNEPLRFGPEDGGSATQRVTYQKAGEGEVLIHSGKEVSGWQASDELGIYQAQLSSVVFRQLYVDGQKAIRARYPNASQYLESSGWDYDDRELILKGKHEHVGEKSPHLEMVLLQSWAESYLRVRTLSSYGLSFHKYSRISFAENETDILFNRPYPMHGPQHRVYFENARQLLDTEQEWYHDIDQEILYYQPPAGADMNQLRVMYPTLDTLLVVQGTADNPVTNLHFEGLSFQYTNWTYANTNGYVNAQTGQHNYRADTENNQYVYRPPAAVYVAHAHQVAFRGNEFKNLGSAGLDLHYGTRTCSVVGNQFHAIAGSAVSLAKFTQDPSVEFHIPYNPTDTTEICYNDTVANNLIERVATEYFGCVGIAAGYPNGAQITHNVIRNLPYSGISVGFGWTDQPNAMANNLIAYNDVSDVVKLLNDGAAIYTLSYQPGTRIYRNYLHDIADAQAPWQRIVYAIYCDEKSGGSAENPFVIQENVVEGVADRLKLHQSGIMRLEYALHRKGHRQGKHIVETAGLEPEFRHLLNQ, encoded by the coding sequence ATGGTGCTACCTTTTACTACACTTTTTACTGCTCTGCTTGCTACGCTTATTACCACTCTCGCAGTGGGGCAAGTTGCCTTTTATGTGTCGCCTACGGGTAGCGATAATAATACTGGAGCTAACGAGGCACCGTTTCGCACGTTAAAGCGAGTCCAGCAAGCCGTACGGGAGGCTCGGCTCAACCAGCAGAATATTGAAGTGTTGATTCGCGCAGGCGAGTATTTTCTGAATGAACCGCTTCGCTTTGGCCCGGAAGACGGAGGGTCAGCCACTCAGCGAGTGACTTACCAAAAAGCGGGTGAGGGTGAGGTGCTGATTCATAGTGGAAAGGAAGTATCCGGCTGGCAAGCATCCGATGAGCTGGGCATCTATCAAGCACAGCTTAGTTCGGTGGTGTTCCGTCAGTTGTACGTCGACGGTCAGAAAGCTATCCGTGCCCGCTACCCCAATGCTAGCCAATACTTAGAAAGCTCCGGTTGGGACTACGATGACCGGGAGCTGATTCTGAAGGGAAAGCACGAACACGTAGGTGAAAAGAGCCCTCACTTAGAGATGGTGCTGCTTCAGAGCTGGGCCGAAAGCTACCTGCGGGTACGTACTCTTAGCTCCTACGGACTTAGTTTTCACAAATATTCCCGCATCAGCTTTGCCGAAAATGAAACTGACATTTTGTTTAATCGGCCTTATCCGATGCACGGCCCTCAACACCGGGTTTACTTTGAGAACGCTCGTCAGTTGTTGGATACTGAGCAGGAATGGTACCACGATATTGATCAGGAAATATTGTATTATCAACCGCCCGCAGGGGCTGATATGAACCAATTACGGGTGATGTACCCAACGCTGGATACGCTGCTGGTTGTGCAGGGCACGGCGGATAATCCGGTTACCAATTTGCACTTTGAAGGATTGTCGTTTCAGTACACGAACTGGACGTATGCCAATACCAACGGTTACGTCAACGCACAGACGGGACAGCACAACTACCGGGCTGATACCGAAAACAACCAGTACGTATACCGACCTCCGGCGGCGGTGTACGTAGCTCACGCCCATCAGGTCGCGTTTCGGGGCAACGAATTCAAAAATCTGGGGTCGGCCGGACTCGATCTGCACTACGGCACCCGCACTTGTTCGGTGGTAGGCAACCAGTTTCATGCTATTGCCGGAAGTGCTGTTTCCCTCGCCAAGTTCACTCAAGATCCTTCGGTCGAGTTTCATATCCCCTACAATCCTACTGACACGACTGAAATTTGCTACAATGATACCGTTGCTAATAACCTTATTGAACGGGTAGCGACCGAGTACTTTGGTTGCGTCGGTATTGCCGCAGGTTATCCCAACGGAGCGCAAATCACGCATAATGTTATCCGCAATTTGCCTTATTCCGGCATTAGCGTTGGCTTCGGCTGGACGGATCAACCCAACGCAATGGCTAATAACCTGATCGCCTACAACGATGTGAGTGACGTGGTAAAGCTACTCAACGACGGAGCAGCTATTTATACGCTTTCTTATCAACCGGGTACCCGGATTTATCGCAACTATTTGCATGATATTGCCGATGCCCAAGCCCCCTGGCAGCGCATTGTGTACGCAATCTACTGCGACGAGAAGAGTGGCGGTTCGGCTGAAAATCCCTTCGTCATTCAGGAGAACGTAGTAGAAGGGGTAGCCGATCGGCTAAAGCTGCATCAATCGGGCATTATGCGGCTGGAGTACGCCCTGCACCGTAAGGGACACCGCCAAGGAAAGCACATTGTAGAAACGGCCGGACTGGAACCTGAATTTCGCCATCTACTTAATCAATAA
- a CDS encoding sodium:solute symporter family transporter, with product MNIHQHLRPLDFGVVAAYLLLVVAIGAYSSFRKKKGSGRDYFLAGGSLRWYSIGLTMWGTNVGPSMLIASCAVGYTTGIVAGNFSWLAFAFIGLLALVFAPHYKNAGVSTLPEFMGKRFNSTTRELLAWYSLVTILISWLGLTLYAGGLLVSQILDWPLWASAGILMLLATFFAVAGGLETIAVTNVFQMILLIVVSSILVIAGIYQLGGVGRLLTEVPAEFGHLFLAADNPDYPWLAIVLGYPVLGIWFWCTDQSMVQSVLGARSLEQGQLGTNLTGWLKILDVPLFILPGIICYLLYPDLPDENEAYMTLVTGLLPVGMVGLVMAVLIAALVSTIDSALNSLSTVFTMDIYARQFRPDATQQQLVTIGRTVVIVGAGVAILITLGLDRIKGMDLFSLFQAILGYLAPPMAATFLLGVLWKRMTVAAANVGLTVGSTVCLAVGVLQLLDVPNATFWPHFLLVSFFLFVFILILIIAVSWLTSVDHTKNFPTLAQSYAALRYTPSPQVLLLWGGLSVIMTALYLIFN from the coding sequence ATGAATATCCACCAACATTTGCGGCCGCTTGACTTTGGCGTAGTAGCTGCCTACCTGCTACTGGTGGTGGCTATTGGAGCGTACAGTAGCTTTCGGAAAAAGAAAGGAAGTGGGCGGGACTATTTTCTGGCGGGAGGCTCGCTGCGGTGGTACAGCATTGGGCTTACTATGTGGGGAACCAATGTGGGGCCTTCTATGCTGATTGCTTCTTGTGCGGTGGGCTACACCACTGGTATTGTGGCGGGCAACTTTTCGTGGCTGGCCTTCGCCTTCATTGGGCTACTCGCGTTGGTGTTTGCCCCTCACTACAAGAACGCCGGAGTTAGTACGCTGCCCGAGTTTATGGGCAAACGGTTTAACAGTACTACGCGGGAGCTGCTGGCTTGGTACTCCCTGGTTACTATCCTCATCTCGTGGCTCGGCCTGACGCTCTACGCCGGAGGGCTACTGGTCAGCCAGATTCTGGACTGGCCTTTGTGGGCCTCAGCCGGTATACTTATGTTGCTGGCTACCTTTTTCGCGGTAGCCGGAGGGCTGGAAACGATTGCTGTCACCAATGTATTTCAAATGATCTTGCTGATTGTGGTATCCAGCATTTTGGTCATTGCCGGAATATATCAATTGGGGGGAGTGGGGCGATTGCTTACCGAGGTGCCCGCCGAATTTGGTCACTTGTTTTTGGCGGCTGATAATCCTGATTATCCCTGGCTTGCCATTGTGCTGGGCTACCCCGTACTGGGTATCTGGTTTTGGTGTACCGATCAAAGCATGGTGCAGTCGGTGCTGGGTGCCCGCAGCCTGGAACAGGGGCAACTTGGAACCAACCTCACGGGCTGGCTAAAAATTTTAGATGTCCCGCTATTTATTCTACCCGGTATTATCTGCTATCTGTTGTACCCCGACTTGCCTGACGAGAACGAAGCGTATATGACGCTGGTGACAGGCTTATTGCCAGTGGGAATGGTGGGGCTGGTGATGGCGGTGCTTATCGCGGCACTGGTCAGCACGATTGATTCGGCTCTCAACTCATTAAGCACGGTATTCACCATGGATATTTACGCGCGCCAGTTCCGCCCCGATGCTACCCAGCAACAGTTGGTTACGATTGGCCGAACGGTTGTGATCGTGGGGGCGGGGGTAGCCATACTAATCACACTGGGGTTAGACCGGATCAAAGGCATGGATCTGTTTAGCCTATTTCAAGCTATCCTAGGATACTTGGCTCCACCCATGGCGGCGACTTTTTTATTAGGCGTTCTTTGGAAGCGGATGACCGTCGCGGCGGCGAACGTTGGCTTAACGGTAGGCTCAACGGTCTGTTTGGCCGTAGGTGTGCTTCAGCTCTTGGACGTACCGAACGCCACCTTCTGGCCCCATTTCCTTTTGGTTTCGTTTTTTCTGTTCGTTTTCATTCTGATACTCATTATCGCGGTATCGTGGTTAACCTCGGTCGACCATACAAAAAACTTTCCGACCCTGGCTCAATCATACGCAGCATTGCGGTATACCCCCTCGCCTCAAGTTCTACTTCTATGGGGAGGGCTATCGGTGATTATGACTGCTTTATACTTAATTTTTAACTAA
- a CDS encoding OsmC family protein — protein sequence MAVRKANAQWQGGLKEGKGNLSLGSGAFTGNYSFLSRFEEGSGTNPEELIAAAHAACFSMALSAGLEQAGYQPESVKTEAKVKLVQNDGGFAITQIDLVSEAKIPNISEDDFQQQAKGAKENCPVSKVLAGAEITLDAKLV from the coding sequence ATGGCCGTAAGAAAAGCAAATGCCCAATGGCAGGGCGGACTGAAAGAAGGAAAAGGGAATTTATCACTTGGAAGCGGAGCCTTTACAGGAAACTACAGCTTTCTATCTCGATTTGAGGAAGGTAGCGGGACTAACCCTGAAGAACTAATTGCAGCAGCCCACGCTGCCTGTTTCAGCATGGCCCTTTCGGCGGGATTGGAACAAGCTGGCTATCAGCCCGAATCCGTAAAAACAGAGGCAAAGGTGAAACTAGTCCAGAACGATGGTGGATTTGCCATTACCCAGATTGATCTGGTGAGCGAAGCCAAAATTCCCAATATCAGCGAAGACGACTTTCAGCAGCAGGCGAAAGGGGCTAAAGAGAACTGTCCAGTTTCTAAAGTACTTGCTGGAGCGGAGATTACTTTGGATGCAAAATTAGTGTGA
- a CDS encoding mandelate racemase/muconate lactonizing enzyme family protein: MNNELPATAAVQSPQTPIHREQFNIAAIEVRCVAPIPLQPPFYDATMGPFTHYRACFVRLTDYDGNWGECEFPTTGLDLLKDVFVPFLLNTPASTYEALYQQLYWSIRNEGFRGGAALALGHLDRIFHDLAARRKELPLFRYLGGTQSRVQAYASGGGMNLEVSELVDECRAWEADGYRTIKMKFGGLSTTVAEDLKRIALVREALRSETRLAVDANQSMSLEKAQVVSRELGAMNIAWLEEPIHSAALHEIADLCEHSPVPISYGESERSALVFPSLVEAGVQHLQPIAGHISSLNEWLSIAELAQQHGLMFSAGGTSHLNAAIVASVGEAAQLEYLEPVVGVVASLLRIKPTIEDGCFILPEVPGLGAEVDWERLEKEDSIADQQIWR, from the coding sequence ATGAATAACGAATTACCAGCCACCGCAGCCGTTCAATCTCCGCAGACTCCTATTCATCGAGAGCAATTTAATATTGCGGCGATTGAGGTTCGTTGCGTAGCCCCGATCCCACTTCAGCCTCCGTTTTACGATGCTACGATGGGGCCATTTACGCATTACCGGGCTTGTTTCGTCCGCCTAACTGACTACGATGGCAACTGGGGCGAATGTGAGTTTCCTACTACCGGACTGGATCTACTCAAAGATGTATTCGTTCCCTTTTTGCTCAACACCCCTGCGAGTACCTACGAAGCCCTGTACCAACAGCTCTACTGGAGTATTCGCAACGAAGGTTTTCGGGGTGGGGCAGCTTTGGCACTCGGTCACCTCGACCGTATTTTTCATGATTTAGCTGCTCGTCGGAAAGAATTGCCGCTCTTTCGCTACTTGGGCGGCACCCAATCTCGGGTGCAGGCTTACGCCAGTGGCGGAGGAATGAACTTAGAGGTGAGCGAGCTGGTAGACGAATGTCGGGCTTGGGAAGCAGATGGTTACCGGACGATCAAAATGAAATTTGGAGGTCTTTCTACTACGGTAGCGGAAGACCTGAAGCGTATTGCGCTGGTGCGTGAAGCCCTGCGCTCCGAAACCCGTCTGGCCGTGGATGCTAACCAATCGATGAGCCTCGAGAAAGCGCAGGTGGTAAGCCGAGAATTGGGAGCCATGAATATCGCTTGGCTGGAAGAGCCGATTCACTCGGCGGCCCTGCACGAGATCGCTGATCTGTGCGAACATTCGCCGGTGCCCATTTCCTACGGGGAGTCGGAGCGTTCAGCCCTGGTATTTCCCTCGTTGGTGGAAGCTGGCGTGCAACACTTACAGCCTATTGCCGGACATATCAGTAGCCTGAACGAATGGCTGTCAATTGCGGAACTAGCCCAACAGCACGGTTTGATGTTCAGCGCTGGGGGCACCTCCCATCTTAATGCCGCTATCGTGGCGTCAGTAGGGGAAGCGGCTCAATTAGAGTATTTAGAACCAGTAGTAGGAGTTGTGGCTTCGCTGCTGCGGATAAAGCCAACCATAGAAGATGGCTGTTTCATTTTACCGGAGGTACCGGGCTTAGGTGCCGAGGTTGATTGGGAGCGATTGGAGAAAGAAGATAGCATTGCCGATCAGCAGATTTGGCGATGA
- a CDS encoding bifunctional GNAT family N-acetyltransferase/carbon-nitrogen hydrolase family protein — translation MNKDKKTIEQHLLKLRTLEISDYEAIQCIMQVVYVDAGGAWTKREFQNQLSVFPEGQIGIEVDGKIVAAALSLIVKYSKFGDNHTYEQITGGGKFDTHDDEGDTLYGTDLFVDPEYRDMRLGRRLYDARKEMCENLNLRAVIVGGRIPGYREHRDKLTPRKYLEEVKNKEIYDPVLTFQLANDFHVRKLIPRYAHEDKSSMQYATLLEWINIAYEDESEPLIGGTKSVVRLGAVQWQMRRVVSLEDLFQQMEFFVDTVSSYAADFVVFPEFFNAPLMALAEDVQSSSDAVRHLAEYTDPVRDKMQELAITYNINIIAGSMPVYEDHKLYNVSFLLHRDGNVDSQYKLHITPDEQSYWGLQGGNNLQVFETDAGRVGVLVCYDVEFPELSRILADQKMDILFVPYWTDTKNAYLRVRRCAQARAIENECYVVITGSVGNLPRVENMDIQYSQSAVFSPSDFSFPHDAVVAEATPNTETTLITDLDLELLKKLRTQGSVRNLQQRRKDLYEVIMRKKKVNEKASGQAMEEKVQF, via the coding sequence ATTAACAAGGATAAAAAAACAATAGAACAGCATCTACTTAAACTGCGAACGCTAGAAATTAGCGACTATGAAGCTATTCAGTGCATTATGCAAGTGGTGTACGTGGATGCTGGAGGGGCGTGGACAAAACGGGAATTTCAAAATCAGCTTTCAGTTTTTCCCGAAGGGCAGATTGGTATTGAAGTGGATGGAAAAATTGTGGCGGCGGCACTTAGCTTAATTGTTAAGTACAGCAAGTTCGGTGATAACCATACCTACGAGCAGATTACTGGCGGTGGTAAGTTTGATACTCACGATGACGAAGGCGACACACTCTACGGAACCGATCTGTTCGTTGATCCCGAGTACCGTGATATGCGCCTCGGTCGTCGCCTCTACGATGCCCGTAAAGAAATGTGCGAAAACCTGAACCTCCGGGCAGTCATTGTCGGCGGACGAATTCCCGGTTACCGAGAGCATCGCGATAAGCTTACTCCCCGCAAGTATCTGGAAGAGGTGAAGAACAAGGAAATCTACGATCCAGTACTGACTTTTCAGTTGGCGAACGATTTTCACGTGCGTAAGCTAATACCTCGCTACGCCCACGAAGATAAAAGCTCCATGCAGTACGCCACGTTGCTGGAGTGGATCAATATTGCCTACGAAGATGAGTCTGAGCCGTTGATTGGCGGTACTAAATCGGTGGTTCGGTTGGGCGCAGTGCAGTGGCAGATGCGTCGGGTGGTTTCGTTAGAAGATTTGTTTCAACAAATGGAGTTCTTCGTAGATACGGTATCGAGCTACGCCGCCGATTTTGTAGTATTTCCTGAGTTCTTCAACGCCCCGCTGATGGCTCTGGCCGAAGATGTTCAGTCCTCTTCAGATGCGGTGCGCCACTTAGCAGAGTATACCGACCCGGTACGCGATAAAATGCAGGAGCTGGCTATTACCTACAATATCAATATTATTGCTGGCTCAATGCCGGTTTATGAAGATCATAAGCTGTACAACGTTAGCTTTCTGTTGCACCGCGACGGAAATGTAGATAGTCAGTATAAACTTCACATCACTCCTGATGAACAGAGCTACTGGGGATTGCAAGGCGGAAATAATTTACAAGTATTTGAGACCGATGCCGGACGGGTAGGAGTGCTGGTTTGCTACGACGTAGAGTTCCCCGAACTGTCCCGCATTCTGGCTGACCAGAAGATGGATATTCTGTTTGTACCCTACTGGACGGATACTAAGAATGCCTACTTACGGGTTCGTCGCTGTGCCCAAGCCCGGGCGATTGAAAACGAATGCTACGTAGTAATTACGGGTAGTGTAGGCAACCTGCCCCGCGTAGAAAATATGGACATCCAATACTCCCAATCTGCCGTATTCTCTCCGTCTGACTTTTCCTTTCCTCACGATGCGGTAGTAGCCGAAGCCACTCCCAACACCGAAACTACCCTCATTACTGACCTGGATTTAGAGTTACTCAAAAAGCTTCGCACCCAAGGCAGTGTCCGTAACCTCCAGCAACGCCGTAAAGACCTCTACGAAGTAATTATGCGGAAGAAGAAGGTAAATGAGAAAGCAAGTGGGCAAGCAATGGAGGAGAAGGTGCAATTTTGA
- a CDS encoding efflux RND transporter permease subunit: MRFFQRYRWLWLGLLILSGSFFSPFLPHALQITNAIESWFVEDDPLLRTYQDFQQSFGSDEVITVIIYDTAGVINQKMLLAMQESIGEMREIEGVEEVYSLTNARTFKLSAGRYFISALPDSLPEASQFYDSLANIYQSAPLVTGNFINKEGSSLRLIVQLGLLADIQHRMDEIVDGVEKALLAYFPEENVSMGGSSVIYSGLNSLTQRDFALFLGGGVGLIMLFLFVLYRDFYVIIYSLATFFLVLWLALGIYGALGYSLNLVSSIAPVLLTIVSLLDIIHILNHYKAQGQQDIVPALRRVWWPCLFTTLTTVAGFASFLFTPLSILQQFGLLVGIGLSLALVVSFVLAFLFLPLISSEKSSLGIRVESQLLRLFRFSVEKKYAILGFYLMVVIGLGYGISKIEANTYTLGYFPTGHPVVEDHQDILQRWGQYFPIDLMLYPKDSMMINSPKLLIKTAEFAQRVTDIKGIESVAGFHELYLSTLPIIYGPMWRNRLKPQLIDRYTAQALEQDSSLVRRWLPPDEKKGRLILSGDVVSTNELNVMLSQIHALSQEVYGSTADLRPTGYIPLYAGIVGYVVTSQQRSLAIASGLVFVFLLLMLRGKVLLGLAAFLTNLLPVLLILGVMGLAGISLDIATSLIAAVVLGITIDDTIHFVYHYYLDRERLPHRKNMEMTIRQVGKAILVTSLLLAGGFGLMVFASAVPVRYFGILIATAVSGALLSFTTFLPALMDILFGSKR; this comes from the coding sequence ATGCGATTTTTTCAGAGATACCGTTGGCTTTGGCTCGGTTTGCTTATTCTTAGCGGTAGTTTTTTTTCACCTTTCCTTCCCCATGCCCTACAGATTACCAATGCCATAGAGTCTTGGTTTGTAGAAGACGACCCGCTGCTACGCACGTATCAGGACTTCCAACAGTCGTTTGGCAGTGATGAGGTAATTACGGTCATTATCTATGACACTGCTGGGGTGATAAATCAGAAAATGCTACTGGCTATGCAAGAAAGCATCGGTGAGATGAGAGAAATAGAAGGAGTAGAAGAGGTGTATTCCCTGACTAATGCCCGCACCTTTAAGCTTTCTGCTGGTCGTTATTTCATCTCTGCCTTACCCGACTCCCTACCGGAAGCCTCCCAGTTTTATGATTCGCTAGCGAATATTTATCAGTCAGCTCCCTTAGTTACCGGAAATTTTATCAATAAAGAAGGAAGCAGTCTACGGCTTATTGTCCAGTTGGGACTGCTGGCGGACATACAGCACCGCATGGATGAAATTGTAGATGGTGTAGAGAAGGCATTGTTAGCGTATTTTCCAGAAGAAAACGTATCAATGGGGGGCAGTTCGGTCATTTACTCGGGCCTCAATAGCCTCACCCAGCGGGATTTTGCGCTCTTTTTGGGAGGTGGTGTTGGTCTGATTATGCTGTTTTTGTTTGTTCTCTACCGAGACTTCTATGTGATTATCTACAGCCTGGCTACGTTTTTTCTGGTGCTTTGGCTGGCGTTGGGTATTTATGGTGCTCTGGGTTATTCACTCAACTTGGTTTCTTCTATCGCTCCTGTTCTGTTGACCATTGTTAGTTTGCTGGATATTATCCACATACTCAACCACTACAAGGCACAGGGGCAGCAAGACATTGTGCCAGCTTTAAGAAGGGTGTGGTGGCCTTGTTTGTTTACTACTCTTACGACGGTAGCTGGTTTTGCTTCCTTCTTGTTCACTCCTCTTTCTATCTTACAGCAGTTTGGCCTTTTGGTAGGAATCGGCCTCTCACTGGCACTGGTAGTGAGTTTTGTGCTGGCGTTTCTTTTCCTGCCCCTCATTAGCTCCGAAAAGTCAAGCCTGGGAATACGGGTAGAAAGTCAGCTTTTGCGGTTGTTTAGGTTTTCGGTAGAAAAGAAATACGCCATTTTAGGTTTTTACCTGATGGTTGTGATAGGTCTGGGGTACGGGATCAGTAAGATTGAAGCCAATACCTATACCCTGGGTTATTTTCCCACAGGGCATCCGGTAGTAGAAGACCATCAGGATATTTTACAACGCTGGGGTCAGTATTTTCCCATAGACTTAATGCTCTACCCGAAGGATTCTATGATGATAAATAGCCCTAAATTGCTCATTAAAACGGCGGAATTTGCCCAGCGGGTCACAGATATTAAAGGCATTGAGAGCGTCGCCGGCTTTCACGAACTCTACCTAAGCACGCTGCCAATAATTTATGGTCCCATGTGGCGTAATCGTCTGAAGCCCCAGTTAATCGATCGTTATACCGCACAGGCTCTGGAGCAAGACAGTAGTCTGGTGAGGCGGTGGCTGCCTCCCGATGAAAAAAAAGGGCGGCTTATCCTGAGTGGAGATGTTGTCAGTACGAACGAACTCAATGTGATGTTGTCCCAGATTCACGCATTGAGCCAGGAAGTGTACGGCAGCACGGCAGACTTGCGACCTACTGGCTATATTCCGCTGTATGCCGGCATTGTGGGTTATGTCGTCACTTCCCAACAGCGTAGCCTCGCTATTGCTTCAGGCTTGGTGTTCGTTTTTTTGCTGCTGATGCTCAGGGGTAAGGTATTGCTTGGCTTGGCTGCATTTTTGACCAATCTGCTACCGGTTTTACTGATTCTGGGCGTTATGGGTCTGGCGGGTATTTCGCTGGACATTGCCACCTCCTTGATTGCCGCCGTAGTATTGGGTATTACCATAGACGATACCATTCATTTTGTGTACCATTACTACCTGGATCGTGAGCGGCTCCCGCATCGCAAGAATATGGAAATGACCATCCGGCAGGTGGGTAAAGCAATCTTAGTGACTAGTCTGCTACTAGCGGGTGGCTTCGGACTCATGGTATTTGCCTCGGCGGTGCCAGTACGCTACTTTGGGATATTGATTGCCACGGCAGTGAGTGGGGCTTTGCTTTCATTCACCACTTTTTTACCGGCACTCATGGATATTTTATTCGGGAGCAAACGCTAG